The Chitinophaga niabensis genomic interval TGCGTTGGAGGCCCCCTTCCGCCACCATATTTTAACAATTTTCTTTTATATATAACTGGGTTGATTGGTGCGGTTATTGCTAACTTTATGTAAAACCACCCGGCATGAAAACGATTATTGTACCGACTGATTTTTCCGAAACAGCTTATAACGCTGCGCGATATGCGATTGGTTTAGCCCAGCAGCTTGGGGTTTCTAAGATCATCCTCTATCACGCATATGAATTGATCGTTCCTATTCCGGACCTCCCCACGGCGGTGCCTATGGTAAATATGGAAGATCTGAGAGATGCCAGTATAGAGGGATTGCATAAAATGAGAAATGAACTGGCAGGGGAATTACCTGCTTCCATCAGCCTGCTTGTTAGGGCGGATAATCATTTACTGGCGGCTAACATAGACCAGGTATGTAAAGAAGAAGAGGTGGACCTTATTGTAATGGGTATCACAGGCGGCAGCCAGCTGGAAGAAATACTGGTAGGTTCCAATACGGTGGATGTAGTGAAGAATTCCAGTTATCCTGTTATTGTAGTGCCTACTTCGGCATCCTTTTCACCCATTAAAAAGATCGTATTTGCCTGCGACCTGCGCAAAGTGGCGAAAACCACCCGCAAGGAACCATTGCATAAATTACTGGATGCATTTACACCGGAGCTGCTGGTGCTGAACATACAGAAAGAAGGCAAAGAACATATGCATCCTGAAGAGAACCAGGAACTGGATAACATGCTGCATAATTATAACCCGCAGTATCATTTTGTAGATCATCCAAACGTGGCGGAAGGTATTACAGCGTTTGCCGAAAAACAGTCGGCAGACCTCTTGCTGATCATTCCTAAAAAACATGGGTTGTTCGACAGTATCTTTAAACGCAGTAATACTTCCCGGATCGCATTTCATACAAACGTCCCTTTACTATCCATACATGAATAATTTAAAATCTATGCTAAGAAAAACACTTTTATTACTGGCAGGTGTGTTAGTACTGCACACTGCAACGCAGGCACAAATATTGAAGAAGGCCTCTGGTCTTTTAAAATCAGGCGGTACTTCTACCGGTACAGGTTCTGTTACAGAGAATGAGGCTGGAATGGGTATTAAAGAGGCTTTGGAGAAAGGTGTGCAGGCGGGAATTGCTGCACTAAACAAACAAAATGGTTTCTTTGGAAATGAAGCGTATAAAGTTTTGTTACCGCCGGATGCATTGAAAGCGGAGAAAACATTGCGTGGTATTGGTTTAGGTGGTGAAGTGGACAAAGCGATCCTGCAGATCAACCGTGCGGCTGAACAGGCAGTAGGTTTTGCCTCTCCCATCTTTGTGAATGCTATCAAATCCATGACCATTACAGATGCCCTGAACCTGTTGAAAGGCGGGCAGCGTTCTGCTACTGATTTCTTCCAGAACAAAACTACGGAGTCGCTGAAGTCTGCGTTCTCTCCTGTTGTTGACAGTGCGCTGAACAATACGGCGGCTACGAAGTACTACAGCACTTTGGTGACAAAGTACAATGGCCTGCCTACTACATTCAATAAGATCAACCCGGACCTGAAAGGGTATGTGACAGAGAAAGCAGTGAAGGCTTTATTTGATCAGATCGCGAAGGAAGAGCTGGCGATCCGTCAGAATCCTGCAGCAAGGTCTACAGAGTTGTTGAAGAAGGTATTTGGGAATGTGAAGATCTAAGGAGATCATTATAAAAAGAACGGGCGTTTCATGGAGGTGAAGCGCCCGTTCTTATTTGGAAGTGATTTTTTTATCAGGATCTTACCCCCCGGCCAGCAACACCTGCCAGGCCTCATTCACTTTATTCTCCGCTAACAATTGCTTAGCATAGGTATGCAATTCCTTTTCCATTTCATCAGGGCTGATACTATAATACTGAATGATATTCTTCAAATGATCATCATGGAAAGTAGCGTCTATCACGGGGAATTCATGTACGTTCCCTAACTGCCCAAGGTTATTGCCGGTAAGGATAGTACTGTTCCTGATGCCCCAGGGCAATGCATCTACACCAATGCCTAATTTTAAATTTGGCTTGGCTACTTCAAATACGGCATTGCCGGAAGCGCGGCAATAATAATCTGCCCCCATCCTGGCAACGAGGTCTATGAGCTGCGGATCTATTTTTCCGTTTGCATCCAGTACATCATCATTGATATGGATCATCACCGGCTCACAGATCACGAGATTGCCCGCGCCGCCATGGTTACCGGTTTCGATCACTTGTTTCACCACACATTCCAATTGCACCGGACTTTCTTTCACACGGAAAGGCCTTATGATCTCTGAGGCGAGTGGTGTGAAACCTGCTTTCTCAAATTCGCTGGTGCCTTTCGGGTATTCACAGCTTGCCAGGGAGGCTTGCTGCACCATGGCATAGTTCACCACATTGATCACCACTTCTTTTGTAGCATAGATATTTTCCAGTGTATGTTTTACGGTGTTATCACGCACACGGCGGGAAGGCGAAAAGATCAGCGTGGGAGGATTAGAGCCGAATACATTGAAGAAACTAAAGGGAGAAAGGTTTGGCTGCCCTTCTTCATCAACTGTGCTCGCAAAACAAATAGGCCGCGGGGCAATTGCACCCAGCAGATAAGCATGCAGCTCTCCGGTTTTTATCTCACCTGGTACTACTTTCATACATTCTTTTTCTGAGAGAGGATAGAGAAGTCAGACGCTTCCGCTACGATGGTATTAACGAGGCGGCCCAATCCTTCTATTTCCATTTCCACTACGTCTCCGGCCTGCAGCCATTGTTCCTTGTAATTGGGATCGTTCAGTTTACCGGTGCCGTTGAGTTCCAGGAAACAACCGGTGCCAACGGTACCGCTGCCGATAATATCTCCTGGCAGGATATCTGCACCATAGGCACAACGTTCTACTATCTCTGCAAAGGTCCAGTCCATATCACCCATATTGCCTTCACTTACCTGTATACCATTCACCCAGCAACGCATTTTGAGATTATAGCTATTGCCGGTGTGGCCTTCTTTAGCCGGTACCAGGTAAGGTTCCAGTTCATCGGGGGTTACCAGCATGGGGCCTATTACAGTAGAGAAATCTTTGCCTTTGGCGGGGCCCAGGTTCAGTTTCATTTCTTCCATTTGCAGGAGGCGTGCGCTCATATCATTCATGATCATGTATCCGCCGATGTATTCATCCGCTTCGGCAGCAGAGATATTGCGGCCGCGTTTGCAGATCACGATGGCTGCTTCCAGCTCAAAGTCCAGGTTGCGGAAATGGTCAGGCATGCAGAGGATCTCCCCGGGGCCTTGTATGGCATTATGATTGGTGAAATAGAAGATGGGATATTGATCAAACTCGGGGATCATCTCTACTTTACGGTTCCGGCGGGCTGCAGCTACGTGCTGGCGGAAAGCATAACCATCCCTGCAGGAGGTTGGAAAGGGCACAGGGGCCAGCAATTGCGCAGATTCATAAGGAACGCCCCAGCTTGTGGCCCTTGGCATTTTGCCTGCTTTGAGCTGTGCATCCAGTTGAATAGCGAGGTCTATTACTTCTTCCCACATCTGCAGGAACATGTGCATGGTGGTGGGCAGATCAGGATGTAACTCCTGTACATTATACAACTGACCATTCACCAGCATGGCCAGCTGGTCTACTTCTTCCCGTAAATAGGTAACGAGTTTCATGTGTTGGTTTTGGTGTTTTAGTGCTCAAATATATAACTTTAAGGTATGCCTCGTTTACTATTCACGTTTATGCTGCTATTATGCGGCAGCGCTACAGTTGCACAGCCCCGCACAGATAAGTTCCTGGAGGAGCTGTTGTTACAACATGCCTCCCCCGCTTTAAAGCATATCCTGCAGTACCCGGATTCTTTCCGGGTGCAGTTGATCTATACGCAGATCAACCGGGATGCGCAAAACCAGCCCACGTTTAAACATTACTACTATCATGTGGATGCCAATACCTATTTCAATCCAGCCTCCACGGTTAAAATGCCACTGGCTTTCCTGGCGCTGGAAAAGCTGAACAGGCTGGGTATAGACCGGAATACGCCCATGATCACGGATAGTGCATATGGCGGACAGTCTGCCGTAAACAGTGATACTTCTGCTGAAAATGGCTTGCCTTCTATTGAACAATATATCAAAAAGGTGTTCCTGGTAAGTGATAATGATGCTTATAACCGTTTGTATGAATTCATCGGGCAGCAGGCTATCAATGAGGGCTTGTGGGCGAAAGGATATCCCCGCATGCGTATCACAAGAAGGTTTGTGCCTATGACGGAAGAGGAGAACAGGCACACAAACCCGGTACATTTTATCAGGGACGGGGTACATGTGTATGATCAGCCGGAGGCAGTGAGCACTGTGCAGTTCGACTTCTCCAAGCCTTTATTGATGGGGCGTGCGCATTATAATAAAGATGAAGAGCTGGTGAACCGGCCCATGGATTTTACGCGGCATAATAATGCGCCGTTGGAGGACTTACAACAGGTACTGCAATCTGTATTATTCCCTTCTTCCGTAGCCCCTTCTAAAAGGTTCAACCTCAGGCCGGATGATTATCGTTTCCTTTACCGGTATATGGGGGCTTTGCCTTTTGAGTCAAAACACCCTGCTTACGATACGAGTGAATTCTTTGACAGTTATACGAAGTTTTTCCGCTTCAAAGCCGGCCAGGGCAAGGTTCCGCCCTATATCCGGGTATTCAATAAAACGGGCTGGTCTTATGGTTTTTTAACGGATATCGCCTATTTCGCGGATTTTAAACACAAGACGGAATTCATGCTCAGCGGGAACATTTATGTAAACAGGGATGGTACATTGAACGATGATAAATACGAATATAAAGAAGAAGGTTATCCTTTCTTCAAAGAAGTGGGGGATATCGTTTACAATTATGAGCTAAAACGTAAACGTACCTACCCCCCTGATCTTCAGATATTTGAGGATGCTACTGCGGGGCTGGGAAAGCCAGCAGTGGCCATTACAAGGGGGGATACCACTAAACGGCGTATCGCATTGGTTTTCAC includes:
- a CDS encoding fumarylacetoacetate hydrolase family protein produces the protein MKLVTYLREEVDQLAMLVNGQLYNVQELHPDLPTTMHMFLQMWEEVIDLAIQLDAQLKAGKMPRATSWGVPYESAQLLAPVPFPTSCRDGYAFRQHVAAARRNRKVEMIPEFDQYPIFYFTNHNAIQGPGEILCMPDHFRNLDFELEAAIVICKRGRNISAAEADEYIGGYMIMNDMSARLLQMEEMKLNLGPAKGKDFSTVIGPMLVTPDELEPYLVPAKEGHTGNSYNLKMRCWVNGIQVSEGNMGDMDWTFAEIVERCAYGADILPGDIIGSGTVGTGCFLELNGTGKLNDPNYKEQWLQAGDVVEMEIEGLGRLVNTIVAEASDFSILSQKKNV
- a CDS encoding universal stress protein, which codes for MKTIIVPTDFSETAYNAARYAIGLAQQLGVSKIILYHAYELIVPIPDLPTAVPMVNMEDLRDASIEGLHKMRNELAGELPASISLLVRADNHLLAANIDQVCKEEEVDLIVMGITGGSQLEEILVGSNTVDVVKNSSYPVIVVPTSASFSPIKKIVFACDLRKVAKTTRKEPLHKLLDAFTPELLVLNIQKEGKEHMHPEENQELDNMLHNYNPQYHFVDHPNVAEGITAFAEKQSADLLLIIPKKHGLFDSIFKRSNTSRIAFHTNVPLLSIHE
- a CDS encoding serine hydrolase; translation: MPRLLFTFMLLLCGSATVAQPRTDKFLEELLLQHASPALKHILQYPDSFRVQLIYTQINRDAQNQPTFKHYYYHVDANTYFNPASTVKMPLAFLALEKLNRLGIDRNTPMITDSAYGGQSAVNSDTSAENGLPSIEQYIKKVFLVSDNDAYNRLYEFIGQQAINEGLWAKGYPRMRITRRFVPMTEEENRHTNPVHFIRDGVHVYDQPEAVSTVQFDFSKPLLMGRAHYNKDEELVNRPMDFTRHNNAPLEDLQQVLQSVLFPSSVAPSKRFNLRPDDYRFLYRYMGALPFESKHPAYDTSEFFDSYTKFFRFKAGQGKVPPYIRVFNKTGWSYGFLTDIAYFADFKHKTEFMLSGNIYVNRDGTLNDDKYEYKEEGYPFFKEVGDIVYNYELKRKRTYPPDLQIFEDATAGLGKPAVAITRGDTTKRRIALVFTGHEFADGGKHIADVLKKHKVKASFFLTGTFYETTKFGPLIQRLKKEGHYLGPHSGRHLLYCDWTKRDSLLVTRRQFEEDLAFNYRAMEKQGIPAPHYFLPPYEWYNDSIVQWTGNMGLQLVNFSPGTRSTADYTYPEMGKSYRDSKTILQSVLDYEDQRPAGLNGFILLLHIGTDPRRIDKFYFQLDKLIRYLQGNEYELVTISRLLSDQ
- a CDS encoding flavin reductase family protein, which translates into the protein MKVVPGEIKTGELHAYLLGAIAPRPICFASTVDEEGQPNLSPFSFFNVFGSNPPTLIFSPSRRVRDNTVKHTLENIYATKEVVINVVNYAMVQQASLASCEYPKGTSEFEKAGFTPLASEIIRPFRVKESPVQLECVVKQVIETGNHGGAGNLVICEPVMIHINDDVLDANGKIDPQLIDLVARMGADYYCRASGNAVFEVAKPNLKLGIGVDALPWGIRNSTILTGNNLGQLGNVHEFPVIDATFHDDHLKNIIQYYSISPDEMEKELHTYAKQLLAENKVNEAWQVLLAGG
- a CDS encoding DUF4197 domain-containing protein, which produces MLRKTLLLLAGVLVLHTATQAQILKKASGLLKSGGTSTGTGSVTENEAGMGIKEALEKGVQAGIAALNKQNGFFGNEAYKVLLPPDALKAEKTLRGIGLGGEVDKAILQINRAAEQAVGFASPIFVNAIKSMTITDALNLLKGGQRSATDFFQNKTTESLKSAFSPVVDSALNNTAATKYYSTLVTKYNGLPTTFNKINPDLKGYVTEKAVKALFDQIAKEELAIRQNPAARSTELLKKVFGNVKI